The Streptomyces sp. NBC_00597 DNA segment GACGACGCCAAGGCCGGCGGCGACGCCTCCGAGGGCTTCTGGCGCGACGAGTACCGGCTGAACGCGCTGATCGCCCGCTTCCCCAAGCCGTACGTGGCCCTGATGGACGGCATCGTGATGGGCGGCGGCGTCGGCGTCTCGGCCCACGGCAGCGTGCGCGTCGTCACCGAACGCTCCCGCGTCGCCATGCCCGAGACGGGCATCGGCTTCGTCCCCGACGTCGGCGGTACGCACCTCCTCGCCCGCGCCCCGGGCGAGCTCGGCACCCACCTGGCCCTCACCGGGGCCTCCGTGGGCGCGGCCGACGCGCTGCTGTGCGGACTCGCCGACCACTTCGTACCCGCCGCCCGGTTGCCGGAGCTGACCGCCGGGCTCGCCGGCGCCCCGGCCCGGGAGGTGCTGGCGCGCCACTCCGAGGCGCCCGCGCCGGGCGAACTCGCCGAGCGGCGCTCCTGGATCGACCGCTGCTACGCCGCGGACACCGTCGAGGAGATCGTGGAACGGCTGCTGGCCGAGGGCGACCCGGCCGCCAAGGAGACCGCCGAGACGATCCTGGCGAAGTCCCCGACCTCGCTCAAGGTCACCCTGGCCGCCGTCCGTCGGGCCCGCGGACTCGGCTCCCTGGAACGGGTGCTGGAGCAGGAGTTCCGCGTCTCCTGCCACGCACTGCGCGCGCCCGACCTGG contains these protein-coding regions:
- a CDS encoding enoyl-CoA hydratase/isomerase family protein: MFTTEGHTGVITLNRPGALNALTHPMVLRITEALTAWEHDPAVVQVLIRGAGERGLCAGGDIRAIHDDAKAGGDASEGFWRDEYRLNALIARFPKPYVALMDGIVMGGGVGVSAHGSVRVVTERSRVAMPETGIGFVPDVGGTHLLARAPGELGTHLALTGASVGAADALLCGLADHFVPAARLPELTAGLAGAPAREVLARHSEAPAPGELAERRSWIDRCYAADTVEEIVERLLAEGDPAAKETAETILAKSPTSLKVTLAAVRRARGLGSLERVLEQEFRVSCHALRAPDLVEGVRAQVIDKDRNPRWSPPALADVDTGAVERFFAPLGEARELRLP